The stretch of DNA TTAAATACAACCTGATAAATATATACATCACTTCGCAATTGATGTAAATCAACTTCATAATTCTTTGTATTCTTTAAAGACTCACTCTTTAGTACTACGTTCCCTGACAAATCAACTACTTTCCAATATTTTACAAGCTTATCTGACTTTGTTTTGATTTTTCCATCTGTTGGATTTGGATATACAAATAACGCTGTCTTCTCAACAGTTCCTTCATTAACTTCACCTGTTTTAACTCTACTTGAACTTGTATCACAACTCTCAAATGAAAATACCGGGTTAGCAAACCCAAAGTTTCTTCGTCCTGCATACGTCTCACTATTAGCTATGGTAAACTCATCTATTGGGCCTTTAACATTTACACAAACTTTTTGTCGATCATTCGTATCAAAACCACTAGTAATTTCTTTTCCTGTATATGTATTGTTCCCTAAATTTTCAATAGAGCTACCTAATTGCACTTCTGATGGTGAAAGATTATATACTTTACCCCCATTCTTCGCTATAAATCGAATCTTTTCTAATCTACTATCAGAAGAATAGTCTATATCATAAATACAGGTTCTGAAATTTTGTACCGGACTGGAGAATTTGTATGAAACATCTTTTTCGGATGAAGAGTTAATATTATATTTGACTACTTCAACTCCATTAACTACTTCTGGAATTACGCTACCATCATTTCCATCTTCATTAAATTCAAAAACTAATGATTCCCCATTTATTAAATCAATCGTTTGAGGAGATTCTCCATTATAAGCTTCTAAATCTAATGCATCATAACATGCTGGACAGCCATAATTTTCTGCTACTCCTGGCTCATCAGGGCAACTATCTACATCATCACAAACACCATCTCCATCACTATCTTCACATGCTAGACAACCCTTATTTTCTGATGTACCTGCTACTTCAGGGCATTCATCACAAACATCTCCTATTCCATCCCCATCGCTATCTAATTGATCTGCATTAGCTGTAGTTGGACAATTATCTTCATCATCACAAATACCATCTCCATCACTATCTGAATCACAACTTGAATTACAATCTTCTAATGAAAATACTGGATTTGAGAATCCAAAATTACGATCAGTATCATATGTTTCACTACATAAAATTGTAAATTCATCTATAGGGCCTACTATATTAACACATACTGCTTGTTCATTATTTATTTCAAATTTCGAAGTAGCTTTTTCACCTCTATAAGTTTGATTTCCTAAATCTTTAATTGCACTCCCTAAACTAACTTCTGAAGGACTAATCGTATATTCAACATTTCCTTTTTTTGCTATAAGTTGAATTCTTTCTACTCCTAATTTCGATTTATCTATATCATAAATACAAGTTCTAAAGTTCTTAACTAGCTTCGAAAACTTATAGGTTACTTTTTTAGGATTTGATGAATCAATATTAAATTGAATTACATCCGTTCCATCAATAGTTTCTGTTGTAATAGATCCTCGGTTATCCGTATCAAATGAAAAGTCAATACTTTCTCCACCTCCAATTGGAATTGTTTGAGGGGATTGATCATTATAAGCTGTAAAATCAGCTGATTGATCACATTCATCAGGACATCCGTTATTATCAATCGTTCCTACTTCTTCTGGACATTCATCTACACTATCACAAATACCGTCACCATCCGTATCAGTACATGATGACTCACAATTATTCTGAGAAGCATCTTTACTTGTTCCTATTCCTTGTCCTCCATCAGCAACAATTGGGACTCCATTTTCATCAACTGGTCCTGACAAAGATTGGTCTGAATCAAGGTTATTAGAAGAAAAAGAACCACTTCCTTCAATTGCATCAGGACAACCATCTCCATCACTATCTGTATCTAAACTATCTATAATTCCATCTCCATCTGTATCAACACAACCTTGTGAATCAACTTCCGATATTGAAATATCATCGATTGCAAAATCATTTCCTGCAGCAGCTCTTGTAATATTATATATTTCAATTTTATATTTTGTTTTACTACCCGTATTAAATATTCCTGAGGTTTCTTTCCATGTTTTTGAATCTGTAATTCTACCGGTTGTATAATTAGCTACTGTATTTCCATTATTATCTTTTATTCTAATACCTACTTCGGCTGGATATCGATTTCCATTAGGAGCCACATTGGCTACCCATGTTGAAAAATTATAATCTGTATCGGTTTTTAAATTTAATTCTTTTTGATAAAAAATTCCAACATTAGTATTTCCATTTACTGCCAAAAAATTATCATCAAGTGTGCCTGTAGTATGCCCTACCATATCATTGAAATGTGGATGATGTGAGTCATTCCTACCATTAATCACCGCATAAACTCCTTCATCAGAAGTACAATTAAAACGGTATCCTACACCAGAAACGGCTGTTTGTAGAGATCTACAAACACTTTTATTACTTGCCCCAAAAGTACCGTCAAATTCTTCCGTCACTATATTATTTGAACATTCATCTTCATCTAATATCCCATCATTATCGTCATCTAAATCATCTTCATCATTAATTCCATCCCCATCGGTATCAATACCACAAGAGTCATCGTATTTTATTGAAAAATGTACTCCTTCATCTTGTGTCTGACTTCCTAAAACAGATTCTCCTCTTATTTTAATTTTAGAATATTCTCCTTTTAAGATAACAATCCCATTTGCAGACTTCCCTGTTTGATTACTTTTAAACGTTGTATCCCAGCCATTCCATACTTTATTTAGATCTTCAATAGTATTTGACCCTATTTTTGTTTGACTATTGGAAGCTAAATTTTCAATTTGAATCGGATTATCATTCTCATCTGTAAAATAAAATCGTCTTATATCAATATTATTAAAAGCAAAAACAACATCTTTTACTTTTTGATTAAATTCATATATTACATATTCATTATTAGTATCAAACACAAAACTCTTTCCATTAGGCATAGAAGGTATATAATTACTAAAGCTTCTATTTGAATTTTTAAGTGTCGCTGTATTTGTGACCGACACACTAATATTACAATCATTTTCATCAGTATCACATATTCCATCTCCATCTTGATCATTACAACAATTATAACTTATTCTTTTCACTCCTACAGTCCCATAACTTGGTGTATCTTTTGATTGTTCCCAATTTAAAGATTCAATTGGACCATCCCATTTTAAAACACTAGTTGCACGACTACTATGATCATATCCCGATAAGGTACTTCCATCCCATGTATGAGTTTCATGTAAATCGATATGATCAGGCTTACTACTAAAATTGGTAAACTTATCATTTCTTCTATCGTTAAGATGTGAAAATTCTATTTCCAATCCATATACAGGAAAATCAAATTCTAAATGTACATCACCTGAACGCATCAAATACATTCCTACATCTTTTGCTGCATAATATCCACCCCATCCTTTTGGCCCTCTTTGATAAGAATATGTAAACTTCATATTCGAACATGCTCTTTCTGTTTCTGTTATTACTGGACTTTTTGAAGATGAATTCACTCCTATTTGTCCCATGTTGAATGATTCTTTTTCTAAATCTTTTGTATGAATTTGTCCTAAAATAGTATTCGACAATACTATCAAGAATACACTACAAATCAACCCTAGTTTTGTAAAATTTCTTTTCTTCATATTATTTGGTTTTAAAAATTATACACACATATATTCAATACAAATATTATGTACATCAAATATATATTTGTATAATTTCTTAAAAAAGATAAGTTATTAAAAACTAGTATCTTAAAGTAAAGCAAGGTTACTAATATTACTATTTAGCTAATAGATGAGGGACAATAGGTATAAAATAAAAACCCACCTTAGAAAATAAGGTGGGTTTTTATTTTATACTTAAGGTTATTTCTACTTAGCTACTTCTTCTGTAGTTTCACCTTTAATTTGTGCTTTGATTTTTTCTTCTAATTCTTCTGTTAATTCTTCATTATCTTTTAATAATTCCTTCACAGAATCACGTCCTTGCCCTAATTTAATATCACCATAACTAAACCAAGAACCACTTTTTTTCACAATATTTAAATCTACTGCTAAATCTAAAATCTCACCTACTTTAGAAACTCCTTCACCATACATAATATCAAATTCTGCTGTTCTAAATGGTGGTGCTACTTTATTTTTTACAATTTTCACCTTTGTACGGTTTCCAATTACCTCATCACTTGATTTAATTTGCGTACTCCTACGGATATCTACACGAACTGAGGCGTAAAATTTCAAAGCATTTCCTCCTGTAGTAGTTTCAGGATTTCCAAACATTACCCCTATTTTTTCACGTAATTGATTAATAAAAATAGCTGTACAATGTGTTTTTCCAATACTACCTGTTAATTTACGCATAGCTTGTGACATTAAACGTGCTTGAAGTCCCATTTTAGAATCTCCCATTTCACCTTCAATTTCACTTTTTGGTGTTAAAGCGGCAACTGAATCGATTACAATAAGGTCAATAGCACCTGAACGTACCAAATTATCTGTAATTTCTAATGCTTGTTCTCCATTATCGGGCTGTGAAATAATTAAGTTTTCAATATCTACCCCTAATTTTTCTGCATAAAAGCGATCAAAAGCATGTTCAGCATCAATAAAAGCTGCTGTACCTCCTTGTTTTTGACATTCTGCAATGGCATGTAACGTTAAAGTTGTTTTACCTGAAGATTCTGGTCCAAATATTTCAATAATTCGACCTCTTGGATAGCCTCCTACTCCTAACGCTAAATCAACTCCTAAAGATCCTGTTGGAATTACTTCTACGTCTAAAACCGGAGCATCTCCCATCTTCATTACAGTCCCTTTTCCATAGGTTTTATCCATTTTATCTAAAACTAGCTGAAGTGCTTTTTTCTTCGCATCGTTATCACTCATATTATTTGTTTAAATTGTTTTAAAAATTGAATTTGATTGTCTTACAAAGTTAATCAAAAAAATGGTATTTTCTTATTCTTTCACTTCTGCGTTTTTCTTTTTCTTTTTCAAAAACACATATACACATAAAGAACTGATTATCAATAATATAATAATCAAAAAAGCAATTCCTACAGCTTGCATTACTTGCTGAAAAATTCTTCCCATAAAAGGTTGCGTAATGATTATTTTAGCTGTTTTATCAAATCGATTATTAGAAAACGTTGTTCCTTGGTACTTTCCCTCATCTTTACTCTCAAAATCACCTATTAAAATTCCCTTTCTACGATAAATAGTATAATTAGAATTCATTGTTAATGAGTCAGAAGGTAAAGACAATTTTATAGTATCTTTATTAACTAATTTCAAATCAACCTTTAATGAATCTACATCATACAAATGCATTTTTTTTGATTCAAAATACACTTGATACTCAGTTTCTTTTAGTAAATTAATTTCATTATTAGAATTCAATTCTACTTCTTGAAAATATTCATCAATACCTTCAAATTGAACTATAAAATTTACAAAAAAATAAATTCCGGTAATAAAAATTAAAACCGGAATGCTATACCAACAGTTATTTTTCAACTTATTTTATTTTTTTTGGCTATTAAACCAATCTATCAATATTTCTTTCTGTTCTTCTGATAAATCAGCTTTAGGGTGTGTCCAAACATAAGGTGTTAAAGGCATTTCTCCTGATTCTACTGTTTCTACACATTCTTCTAATTTATGATCTTGTCTTTTTTGATCATATGTTGTCCATTCTGAAAAATTTAAATGCTCTTTACCTTCATTCACATGGGCTGCTAGCCACCAAGAGATCGGTGCAATTTCAGCATACCATAAATAACCTTCTGTATTATTTGAATGACAATCATAACAAGCTCCTTTAAGCATATCTGCTATTTCGGTTGGTGCATTTGTTACTTTTACAATATCAGTATCAGGAATTACGGTTGATTGATTTTTCTCTGGACGATAAAGTTGCATCAAAACAAAAACCGCTATTATTCCTAAAATAATTTTCTTTTTCATTATGTGTTTTTTTAATTTATAAAATCTTTTATTTTAAAATCTGTGCTGTATGATCTTTGGTCTTCACTTTTGTAATAACTTCATTTATAACACCTTCTTCATTAACAATAAAAGTAGTTCGGTGAATTCCATCATATTCTCTTCCCATAAATTTCTTAGGTCCCCACACTCCAAAAGCATTAATAACTGTTTTTTCTTCATCAGCAATTAATGGAAAAGGCAAGTTATATTTTTCTGCCCATTTTTTTTGTTTTGCAACAGGATCGGCACTCACTCCAATAATATTATATCCTTGCGCTTTCAATACTTCATGATGATCTCTTAAATTACATGCTTCTGCTGTACATCCTGGGGTACTAGCCTTAGGGTAAAAAAACACAACATATTTTTTCCCTTCATAATCTTTTGATGTAATGGGTTTATTATCTTGTGTTACTCCTGAAAAATCAGGAGCATGGTCTCCTTTTTGTAACATATTTTAATTATTTTCTATTTCTAATAATGGTTCGTAGCGTAATTTACGAAAAATTTGTGCTACTGTTAAGGTATCTTTTTCGCAATATATTTTTATTCTCTCTAAGTCATTCTCTTTATAATATACATAAGCTACCTCACTTCCATCTATATCATCTTTTGGTGTTGGTATTCCTAAAATTTCGGCCAACAATTTAATAGATGTATAATGTTTATAATCTCCAAACTTCCATAATTCCATCGTATCCAAATGATTAATTTCCCATGGTTTTTTACCGTGCAAATTTAATATTTGAGGTAATTCAACTTGATTTACAATCATTCTTCTTGCTATAAAAGGGAAATCAAATTCCTTTCCATTATGAGCACATAAAACATGCTGAGGAGAAAAAAACTTGGTTTCTAATAAATCAGCAAAATTTTGTAGTAATTTTTGTTCATTATGTCCATAAAAGCTTTTCACTCTAAATTTTCCATTATCTAAAATAATTCCACATGAAATACACACTATTTTCCCAAATTCTGCCATAATTCCACCACGGTCATGATAGAATTCTGAAGGAGAAATTTCATCTTTTCTTTGCCATTGCGTTTTATCTGCCCAAAGCTTTTGCATATTTTCAGATAAATCATCCCAGTGCTCAGACTCTGGGACTGTTTCTATATCTAAAAATAATATTTTATTTAATGGAATTTTACGAAGCATATTAAGATTTTAAACATTTTTATTCAAATATCGATATATTTCTTCACATTATCGTTAATTATTACAATTTAACCGAACATCAATGTTAAATATGAAATCTTATAATTGAAATAAATTATTATTTATATAAATTTGTATATCAAATAAATACATTCATTATGAAAAGATTTTTTGTAATTCTAAGTCTGGTTTTTGTATCTAGTTTCATGTTGATATCATGTGATAATGATGATGATTATGTTCCAAGATACGAATTATTTTATGATGAAATTACAAGTGCTGTTGTTCCCGAAACCATGACGGTTGGAGAAACTTATAACATTACTTTTAGTGTTGAGTTAGAAAACTCATGCCAAGACCTTGTAGATTTTGCTTATAACCGTATTGGGAATGAACGTTATGTAACGGCTATTTCTGCTGAAAGCATATACAATCCTGATTCTTGTAATGAAGTTATTTCAACAGATGATTTAACTTTTAGATTTACTCCAACACAAGAAACAACGTATACATTTAAGTTTTGGAAAGGACAAGATGTAGATGGGAAAGATTTATATGAAATTCACGAAGTAGTTGCCACCCAGTAGACCCTTTTAACACAAACATTATATTAGACCACTTTTTAAAGGCTATTTTGTATAACTCAAAATAGCCTTTTTTACGATTGGTTAATAAAATTTTCTAATGCTTTTCTTTCTTGAAAATTTGGAAATTTTGTTATAATACTTTGAGCGATAACTTTAGCTTTATTGGTTTTATTAGTTTGGATATAAAATTCAAACAATGCAATATAATACTCTAATTCATTTGGATTATTTTTAACTAAAATCTTAAAATATTTTTCTGCCTTTTGTTCCTTCTTTAAATAGGCATATATTTTTGCTAAATTAAGTATGATACGATTATTATCAATCAAATTTTCTTTTGCCTTTTCCAAATACAATGTAGCTTCCTCATAATCACCTGTTTCAGCTAACAAAAGTCCTAAACTATACGTTGTATTACCATCTTCAGGATTATTTTCTAAATATTTTTTAAACATTCTAACGGCTTCCTCTTTTTTATTCGTATTGTTATACAAATAGGCTAAATTTAATTGTGCCTGATATAAATCTGGATCTTGTTCTATCGTCTCTTTAAAATATTTTTCTGCTTTTCCATAATCCTTTAAATTATAATACAAATTTCCTAAACTCAATTTTGCTGTAGGAAAATCATAATTATATTCTTGAGCAGCTATATATTCTTTTAAAGCTTTATCAAAAGATTCTTTATACTCATCAGGAATCCAATTTTGATTAGCTGCTAGTGCAAAAGCAGCCTGAATTCGAATTGCTTTTATTGAGTCTTTTAATAATGGTACTACTTTTTTAGCAATACTTTCTGTCATTCTTAAATTTGCTAATCCCTGATAACGTAATGCAGATTCTTTCTCCGTTAAATACGGTATTAATTCTTCATTTTTTTGAGGAAAATTTCTAGCCAACAATTCAATTCCTGTTCTTCTAACAATTAAAGATTTATTCTTATCATCAATAATCTTTTTTAATTTTTGATACGAACTATCAACTTTTAAATCAGCTTCATAAAAAGTTAAACCGTGATGATCTGTTTTAGGTTTTCCATACCATTTTTCTGTTTTTTGAATAGCCCAATCTACTGTTTTATCTTTATGGCATTGATTGCAAGCATTTGGTGAATTTACTTTTTTAGAAACATCAGGACGTGGAATTCTAAAGTTATGGTCACGTCGAAAATCTCTACCCATAAAATATTGACCTGGCATATGGCAATTCACACATTGTGCTCCCTCTGAATTAGGTGAATGATGATGATGTTTTTCTGTATTATACTTTTGTGGGACATGACACTGAGCACACAACTGATTTCCTTCAAATTTTAACTTTGTATTATGTACATTATGACAATCACTACATCTAACACCTTGTTGGTACATTTTGCTTTGTAAAAATGACCCATATACATAATCTTCTTCTTTAATTTGTCCATCAGAATGATAAAAAGGAGTTCCTACAGTTGATGGAATCATATGATCAAAAGAGTCTTGCCATTGGTAATGATAATCTTCAAAAGTACTTCTTCGAGAATGGCAACGGGCACAATTTTCAACAAAAGGTTTATTATCTAAAGGATTTGAATCTTTTTGAAAACCGTAGTTTTTCCATTTTTCACCTTGAGATTTTGTCCATTTCAAATGTTCTGAAGCAGGCCCATGACATGCTTCACAACTAACGTTAATCTCACTCCAAGTTGTTTTGTAAGTATCTGTTTTTACATCATAATTCTTTTTTAAATTGGTAGAATGGCATTCTGCACACATTCCATTCCAATTTTGAGCTTGGTTTGTCCAATGTAACCAATTTTCATGGGTAATACTCTGATTTTTATAGACCTCATCAGCCATATAAAACCATTCTTTTTTAAGATCATCCCACGTTAAAGCAATCACTTGTAAACGTCCTTTTCCAAAATCAACTAAATATTGTTGAATGGGAGTAAAACCAAATGTATATTTAATTTTATACTCCTTCATTTTCCCATTTTCGCTATCCGTTACGACATAAAATCCATCCTCTTTTTTATACAATTTATGTATTTGTCCTTTTCTTTTTAATACAACATCATTAAAATTCCCTAAAACGGTTGAATCATTAGCTATCATCATCGCTTTATCATGATGGGAGCCTTTCCAATCGTTAAATTCTTTTTCATGACATCCAGCACATGAGGTATTCCCTACAAACTCTGCATGTGTATTTTGATTGATATAAATAGGCTGTTCTTTTTTTTCTTTTTGACAAGAAATAAAAACTAACAACAGTAATAAGTAATATAAAAAGGAGTTAAATTTCACTTAAAAATATTTAGATCCCCGAAAATACTAAAAAAGTCTCTAAAAGAAGATCCTTTAGAGACTTTTCTGTTAAGATAGAAAGTTAAATAATGTATGATTTACATATTTAATTCCTTCCACTACCTGATTGTGCTTTTTTTATAGCTTCATTAATATCTAAAGAAGCAGATTCTTGACGAGGTGGAAAATCTTTAAAAGAAGCTAAATGCCTGTTGAGCAATGCAATGGCAGGCTGCATCACCCATGATTTTTCCATTATTAAATGGAATCCATTTATATCATCATATTTTTCAAAGGGATCTTTTCGTAAGTTAAATAATTGAGGCATGGTATGTTTAACCATATCATCGAAATAACGTTCTTTTGTTGCAAAATGCATTTTCCAAGGCCCAACACGTATCGCAGTTAACCCTGTTTCATAGTAATAAAAAAAATGATTTCTAGCTGATTGATCACTTTTACTTGTCCAATAATCCAAATTGTTTACTCCATCAATCAAAACTTTGTATGAATGACCGCTAATATTAGTTCCTTTTTTGAGTTTTTCACTTATTTCAGTATCTCCTACAGCAGCCATTAAGGTTGGTAAAACATCTTCATGAGAAGAAATTCCATTTCTTATTGAGCCTGCAGGAATATGATTAGGCCATCTTACCAAAAAAGGAGCTCGAACTCCACCTTCATATGTTGTCATTTTTTCACCTCTGAACATGGTAACTCCTGCATGGGGAAATGTACTCTGTTCCGGACCATTATCTGTAGTGTATATTACAATTGTATTATCTGTAATACCTAATTCATCCATGTAATCTAAAAGTTCACCAACATGCCCATCATGCTCAATAAACCCATGACCAAATAAGTCCATATCACTACTTATTTTTGTAGCTAAATTTTTAGATTCTTCTTTTAAATGCGTATACACATGCATTCTACTCGTAACATGCCATATAAAGAAAGGTTTGTCAACATCATTGGCCCTTTTCATAAAATCTTTAGATCTTTTTACTAATTCGTCATCAAATATTTTCATTCTTTCTCTCGTTAAAGGACCTGTATCTTTTACTCTTTGCCCTCCCTTTCCATCAGCATACGATTCTATAACACCTCTAGGCCCAAATTGTTTTACAAAATTTGTATTATCAGAAGGGTAATCTGTTTGTTCTGGCTCTTCTGAAACATTTAAATGATATAAATTTCCATAAAATTCATCAAAGCCATGAACTGTAGGCAAATGCTCATCTAAATCTCCTAAATGATTCTTTCCAAATTGACCTGTCATATATCCTTTACTTTTCAATAAAGTGGCTAATGTAGGATCTTCTTTTTTCAATCCTAAGGGATTTCCCGGTTGTCCTACTGTTGTTAGACCTGTTCTTACCGGTAATTGACCTGTAATAAAAGCAGCTCTACCAGCTGTACAACTAGGTTGTGAGTAATGATCAGTAAACAGCACACCTTCTTTTGCTATTCGGTCAATATTGGGTGTTGGATATTGTAATCCATGAGAATAAGCACTAATAGCATTGGGTGCCACATCATCTACCATGATAACTAGAATATTAGGTCTTTCATTATTTTGACCAAAAACCAACACATCTAAAAGAATTGCTAAAAATAATCCTACTTTTTTCATACTTTATAATATTTATCTATTTAAACACCTAAATTATATAAAAAAGACTGCAATCATGTAACCACAATAGTTACAAAACTATACCTAAAAATATGATTTCACAGCGTATATTAACGCCTTTTTGGGTTTATAAAAATAACCATCAAGTATAGTTTTCTTCAATTGAAAAACTTATTTTTATAAACATATTATATAAAATTCTATGCGTTTAACTATTGAACAGTCATCTTTAAAAAATATTTATACTTACTTATATAAAAAATTAAATGGAGAGCCTCTCTACAAATATGGGTTTGTTTTTAATCAAGAAAAATTAAATGGTTATATAAAACGTTATAAAATTTGTAAAGGATTTGAAGTTTTAATTATAGACGCTATTCTTAAAGAAGATTGTTTAGTTGATTTTATATTAGAAAGTAAAAA from Flavobacteriaceae bacterium UJ101 encodes:
- a CDS encoding thrombospondin-2 (Adhesive glycoprotein that mediates cell-to-cell and cell-to-matrix interactions; Belongs to the thrombospondin family; Contains 2 EGF-like domains; Contains 1 laminin G-like domain; Contains 1 TSP C-terminal (TSPC) domain; Contains 3 TSP type-1 domains; Contains 8 TSP type-3 repeats; Contains 1 VWFC domain.), producing MKKRNFTKLGLICSVFLIVLSNTILGQIHTKDLEKESFNMGQIGVNSSSKSPVITETERACSNMKFTYSYQRGPKGWGGYYAAKDVGMYLMRSGDVHLEFDFPVYGLEIEFSHLNDRRNDKFTNFSSKPDHIDLHETHTWDGSTLSGYDHSSRATSVLKWDGPIESLNWEQSKDTPSYGTVGVKRISYNCCNDQDGDGICDTDENDCNISVSVTNTATLKNSNRSFSNYIPSMPNGKSFVFDTNNEYVIYEFNQKVKDVVFAFNNIDIRRFYFTDENDNPIQIENLASNSQTKIGSNTIEDLNKVWNGWDTTFKSNQTGKSANGIVILKGEYSKIKIRGESVLGSQTQDEGVHFSIKYDDSCGIDTDGDGINDEDDLDDDNDGILDEDECSNNIVTEEFDGTFGASNKSVCRSLQTAVSGVGYRFNCTSDEGVYAVINGRNDSHHPHFNDMVGHTTGTLDDNFLAVNGNTNVGIFYQKELNLKTDTDYNFSTWVANVAPNGNRYPAEVGIRIKDNNGNTVANYTTGRITDSKTWKETSGIFNTGSKTKYKIEIYNITRAAAGNDFAIDDISISEVDSQGCVDTDGDGIIDSLDTDSDGDGCPDAIEGSGSFSSNNLDSDQSLSGPVDENGVPIVADGGQGIGTSKDASQNNCESSCTDTDGDGICDSVDECPEEVGTIDNNGCPDECDQSADFTAYNDQSPQTIPIGGGESIDFSFDTDNRGSITTETIDGTDVIQFNIDSSNPKKVTYKFSKLVKNFRTCIYDIDKSKLGVERIQLIAKKGNVEYTISPSEVSLGSAIKDLGNQTYRGEKATSKFEINNEQAVCVNIVGPIDEFTILCSETYDTDRNFGFSNPVFSLEDCNSSCDSDSDGDGICDDEDNCPTTANADQLDSDGDGIGDVCDECPEVAGTSENKGCLACEDSDGDGVCDDVDSCPDEPGVAENYGCPACYDALDLEAYNGESPQTIDLINGESLVFEFNEDGNDGSVIPEVVNGVEVVKYNINSSSEKDVSYKFSSPVQNFRTCIYDIDYSSDSRLEKIRFIAKNGGKVYNLSPSEVQLGSSIENLGNNTYTGKEITSGFDTNDRQKVCVNVKGPIDEFTIANSETYAGRRNFGFANPVFSFESCDTSSSRVKTGEVNEGTVEKTALFVYPNPTDGKIKTKSDKLVKYWKVVDLSGNVVLKSESLKNTKNYEVDLHQLRSDVYIYQVVFKDGTSQTKRIVKK
- the OGT gene encoding protein O-GlcNAc transferase (Belongs to the TMTC family; Contains 10 TPR repeats.; KEGG: egr:104428688 protein O-GlcNAc transferase): MKFNSFLYYLLLLLVFISCQKEKKEQPIYINQNTHAEFVGNTSCAGCHEKEFNDWKGSHHDKAMMIANDSTVLGNFNDVVLKRKGQIHKLYKKEDGFYVVTDSENGKMKEYKIKYTFGFTPIQQYLVDFGKGRLQVIALTWDDLKKEWFYMADEVYKNQSITHENWLHWTNQAQNWNGMCAECHSTNLKKNYDVKTDTYKTTWSEINVSCEACHGPASEHLKWTKSQGEKWKNYGFQKDSNPLDNKPFVENCARCHSRRSTFEDYHYQWQDSFDHMIPSTVGTPFYHSDGQIKEEDYVYGSFLQSKMYQQGVRCSDCHNVHNTKLKFEGNQLCAQCHVPQKYNTEKHHHHSPNSEGAQCVNCHMPGQYFMGRDFRRDHNFRIPRPDVSKKVNSPNACNQCHKDKTVDWAIQKTEKWYGKPKTDHHGLTFYEADLKVDSSYQKLKKIIDDKNKSLIVRRTGIELLARNFPQKNEELIPYLTEKESALRYQGLANLRMTESIAKKVVPLLKDSIKAIRIQAAFALAANQNWIPDEYKESFDKALKEYIAAQEYNYDFPTAKLSLGNLYYNLKDYGKAEKYFKETIEQDPDLYQAQLNLAYLYNNTNKKEEAVRMFKKYLENNPEDGNTTYSLGLLLAETGDYEEATLYLEKAKENLIDNNRIILNLAKIYAYLKKEQKAEKYFKILVKNNPNELEYYIALFEFYIQTNKTNKAKVIAQSIITKFPNFQERKALENFINQS
- a CDS encoding peroxiredoxin (Reduces hydrogen peroxide with reducing equivalents provided through the thioredoxin system. Could be involved in the photosystem II protection against hydrogen peroxide; Belongs to the AhpC/TSA family. PrxQ subfamily; Contains 1 thioredoxin domain.; KEGG: psy:PCNPT3_08800 peroxiredoxin Q/BCP), coding for MLQKGDHAPDFSGVTQDNKPITSKDYEGKKYVVFFYPKASTPGCTAEACNLRDHHEVLKAQGYNIIGVSADPVAKQKKWAEKYNLPFPLIADEEKTVINAFGVWGPKKFMGREYDGIHRTTFIVNEEGVINEVITKVKTKDHTAQILK
- a CDS encoding protein RecA (Can catalyze the hydrolysis of ATP in the presence of single-stranded DNA, the ATP-dependent uptake of single-stranded DNA by duplex DNA, and the ATP-dependent hybridization of homologous single-stranded DNAs. It interacts with LexA causing its activation and leading to its autocatalytic cleavage; Belongs to the RecA family.), giving the protein MSDNDAKKKALQLVLDKMDKTYGKGTVMKMGDAPVLDVEVIPTGSLGVDLALGVGGYPRGRIIEIFGPESSGKTTLTLHAIAECQKQGGTAAFIDAEHAFDRFYAEKLGVDIENLIISQPDNGEQALEITDNLVRSGAIDLIVIDSVAALTPKSEIEGEMGDSKMGLQARLMSQAMRKLTGSIGKTHCTAIFINQLREKIGVMFGNPETTTGGNALKFYASVRVDIRRSTQIKSSDEVIGNRTKVKIVKNKVAPPFRTAEFDIMYGEGVSKVGEILDLAVDLNIVKKSGSWFSYGDIKLGQGRDSVKELLKDNEELTEELEEKIKAQIKGETTEEVAK